Proteins co-encoded in one Arachis hypogaea cultivar Tifrunner chromosome 13, arahy.Tifrunner.gnm2.J5K5, whole genome shotgun sequence genomic window:
- the LOC112737100 gene encoding photosystem II stability/assembly factor HCF136, chloroplastic, translating to MATLRFTDCSNLTSTFFRPSLPSLSAAKSRHSQNPQNRNTSTSSCTFVPRASLQPHQDDQFSLSRRRFIADTAAVSLSIPQLVGFEQAARSEEALSEWERVYLPIDPGVVLLDIAFVPDDPNHGFLLGTRQTIMETKDGGNTWAPRSIPSAEDEDFNYRFNSISFKGKEGWIVGKPAILLYTSDAGESWERIPLSAQLPGDMVYIKATGEKSAEMVTDEGAIYVTSNRGYNWKAAVQETVSATLNRTVSSGISGASYYTGTFNTVNRSPDGRYVAVSSRGNFYLTWEPGQPFWQPHNRAVARRIQNMGWRADGGLWLLVRGGGLYLSKGTGLTEEFEEVPVQSRGFGILDVGYRSQEEAWAAGGSGILLRTTNGGKSWIRDKAADNIAANLYSVKFLDDKKGFVLGNDGVLLRYLG from the exons ATGGCGACTCTGCGTTTCACTGACTGCTCCAACCTCACCTCCACCTTCTTCAGGCCTTCCTTACCCTCTCTCTCCGCCGCAAAGTCTCGCCATTCCCAAAACCCTCAGAATCGGAACACCAGCACCAGCAGCTGCACCTTCGTTCCCAGAGCGTCTCTTCAGCCGCACCAGGACGATCAATTCTCTCTCTCCCGGAGACGCTTCATCGCCGACACTGCCGCCGTCTCGCTCTCGATTCCTCAGCTCGTTGGATTTGAACAGGCTGCGAGGTCGGAGGAAGCGCTGTCGGAGTGGGAGAGAGTTTACCTCCCTATCGATCCCGGTGTCGTGCTCCTTGACATTGCGTTTGTTCCCGATGATCCCAACCACG GTTTCCTTTTGGGGACTAGGCAAACCATTATGGAGACAAAAGATGGTGGAAACACTTGGGCTCCCCGTTCGATACCCTCTGCAGAGGATGAAGATTTTAACTATAGATTTAATTCCATCAGCTTCAAAGGGAAGGAAGGGTGGATAGTTGGAAAGCCTGCAATTCTATTATATACTTCTGATGCTGGAGAAAGTTGGGAAAGGATACCACTTAGTGCTCAACTTCCAGGGGATATG GTATATATAAAGGCAACCGGTGAAAAGAGTGCAGAGATGGTGACTGACGAAGGTGCAATCTACGTTACATCAAACAGAGGCTACAATTGGAAGGCTGCTGTTCAGGAAACGGTGTCAGCTACTCTTAATCG AACAGTCTCTAGTGGTATTAGTGGTGCAAGTTATTACACCGGGACGTTCAATACTGTCAATCGCTCTCCAGATGGGAGGTATGTTGCAGTCTCAAGTCGTGGCAACTTCTATCTAACATGGGAACCTGGTCAG CCATTCTGGCAGCCACATAATAGAGCAGTTGCCAGAAGAATCCAGAACATGGGATGGAGAGCTGATGGTGGTCTGTGGCTTCTTGTTCGTGGTGGTGGCCTTTATCTCAGCAAGGGCACAGGG TTGACCGAAGAATTTGAGGAGGTTCCCGTTCAAAGCCGAGGTTTTGGCATTCTTGATGTGGGGTATCGATCACAG GAGGAGGCTTGGGCAGCAGGTGGAAGTGGTATTCTGTTGAGAACTACTAATGGTGGCAAGTCATGGATCCGTGACAAAGCTGCTGACAACATTGCTGCAAATTTATACTCAGTGAA GTTCCTTGATGACAAGAAGGGGTTTGTATTGGGGAATGATGGAGTCTTGCTTCGCTACCTTGGATGA